One segment of Nostoc piscinale CENA21 DNA contains the following:
- a CDS encoding HPP family protein, which produces MKSFLPKRQINYIYTKKFHYKLHSYWFKIRASKRSVNLDIPHHKHIFWSWCGSFFGIALAAYLSVKTNSPLLIAPFGATSVLIFGVPDSPLAQPRNVIGGNCLAAIVSLIVLHLFGSEPWAMGMAVATAIGIMQLTATLHPPSGAVALVVMMTKAPWEFLVTPVIEGSIILVLCAVIFNNLAKERSYPKYWL; this is translated from the coding sequence ATGAAAAGCTTTTTACCAAAAAGACAAATCAATTACATATATACCAAAAAGTTTCACTATAAATTACATAGTTATTGGTTCAAGATTCGCGCAAGTAAACGCTCAGTTAATTTAGATATTCCTCATCATAAACATATTTTTTGGAGTTGGTGCGGTAGTTTTTTTGGCATAGCTTTAGCAGCTTACCTTTCTGTCAAAACCAATTCTCCTTTACTAATCGCTCCTTTTGGTGCCACTAGCGTTTTGATTTTTGGTGTACCTGATAGTCCCTTGGCTCAACCTCGTAATGTAATTGGTGGTAATTGTTTGGCTGCTATAGTCAGCCTTATTGTTTTGCATCTTTTTGGTTCAGAACCTTGGGCAATGGGAATGGCAGTTGCTACTGCTATTGGAATCATGCAATTAACTGCAACTTTGCATCCACCTTCTGGTGCAGTTGCATTAGTTGTAATGATGACTAAAGCTCCTTGGGAATTTCTTGTAACTCCTGTAATAGAAGGTTCTATTATCCTTGTATTGTGTGCTGTGATTTTTAATAATCTAGCCAAGGAGAGGAGTTATCCAAAATACTGGTTATAA